The segment AATGCAGGCTGCTCAAGTTATGCAGTTCCCAAGGGATCCCTGCCATAGGGAAGCCTACTATGTTCTCTGTTCTCCACCAGCAAACCAAGGCCTAAGCTAAAAGACAGATACTTTGGTTCAAAGTGCACTGTGGCCAGGGCAAGCAAAGTAATGGAGCAGAAAGGACAGGCTGCATCAGTAGCTTAGGGAACCATTGAGAGAGCAACAAAAGTATTTTCCTAAGTACAGGTGTTTGAGACATAGTATGACATCCCATCTGCAGACCAGGCTACTGATGTATCATAAATAAGAGGCCTACTGTCCTAAACCCACTGCCCACCACAGGTTTTTATCCTACGATCCTCCAAATAGGCTTGAGGGGAGAGAAAGCAGCAGGAAAAGCTTGGCAGAACCCAAGTTGATATCctctcagagaaagaaagagcataTAGCAGGACTAGCCCAGCTCACGTTCCCCTTCCCAAGACCCATCCTAGAGCCATTCCATGTGCTCAACAGGAGGAAGGGGATGCCACAGCCTAGGAGAGGTCTACATCCAGAAGCTCTTGACCCCTCCCACAAAAGGCACATATTAATTGGTTTCCAAAAGTTCAAACCCTATAGCAGCAGAGTTTTGGCATCTGGACAGGCAAGAACTGACATGGAGGCTTGAATGCAAAAACATAAGCAGCCAAAACCTCAACCTGGAGGGGCCCACACATCACAGGTGGGAGAGAACCCAAAGAACAAGGAAGAACTTTCCCCTACTCAGCACTACCTCCGCACAGCATGGCACTCAGTGGGAGGGTCAGAAGAGGGGCAGGTGGCAGCTGAAGCTACATATCTTGACCACTTCTGTCCATGCTACACTTGTTCTGCAAATTAGCTTGAGATGGAAACAGACTCAGGACTTGGCAGAGACTTGATGAGAATACAAGATCTCTGCTCTTGGGATGGGTATGAGGCTAAGAATAGGTGCCTTGGCTGTCCCCAACTCACAGATATACAGGCAGCTTGGTCCCTGTCCAGTCCCAGTAATACTAGGAAACCCTCCACACACTGGGAAATGAAGAGATGAAGGATCAGCTGTGGGAAGAAAATGACTGACCATTCTTGGGGATGATTAAGTCTGCTAGCAAGTCTCATCCCAGTTACCACATCTAACCACAGCAGAGCTCTGATCTGTCTAGAAATCTAACTTCATTCTCCCCATTCCCTAGAGCCTCCAAAGTTGAGGGGAATGAAAATATGCAAGTGGAAAGACCCAAAGTTCCCAAAGACACCAAGCTTTACATGGACCATGATGCCTCTAATGGGAATCCAAAGGTCCCCTTCCAGAATTTCCAGTAGAGCAGGAGGGAgagggtggcagggagtgaccatGAGGACAAGCTTCACCCTGCCCAGGTGAGATTGTGTTcagcaggagggaggaaaggcaggCAGATGGGCACATAGGCTCTATCTGGGTAGCAGGTCCTGGCCAACCCTCCAGGGTCAGGGGTGACGAGGACTACTTGGGGGCATCAGGAGGAATCTGCAGCAGTGTGGGTGAAGTCTCCATGATTCGCACTAGCAGGCGGTCGATGTAGCTCTCTAGCTCCTGCACATGTTCATCGCGCTGGCTCAGCTCTCGTTCTCGCTGCAGGAGCAGGCCGATGAGCTCATCATGAGTCAGGTGATAGTACTTGGCTGAGTGGTCCAACACAGCAGAATCCTGAAGGCACACAGCAAGAAAGTGAGCAGGACAGCCTCAGGCCTACCACCAGCCTACCCACCAACACCTGTTTCCCCACTACAGGCCTCTGGAACTGCCTGACTCCAATGCCAGCAATGGCCTAAATAACTGGCTTCCAAGTATGGCCTAGGGGCAATaacctgctcctgctcctgctcctgctccaccCTCTCCAACACCCTGCCCTGACACTTCGGGCCTCTCCTCACAGCACCTGTTCTGCCAGGTGCCTCCTCACATCCTGCTGGGCCTCACCTTCAGCCTCTTGGTGTCTATAGTCTGGCCAGGCTGGGGTGCTGGGACCACAGGCTGAATGCTGCCGGAAGTGACTGTTTTGAGCTTCTCCAGCCCACTGCTCAGGGCTGTGCTCAGACTGGAGCGGGGCGGTTTCTTGTCAGGGCTGTTCTCCACAGGGGCAGCACTGAGGGGCTTCACAGGGTGAGGACtgcaaagacagacacagaggcaggTTATCAGGCTACCTTCTCTGCAGCATCCCCTGGGCTGTTGGGCAGCTGCGCCCTGCATGTCTCATCCCCACTCTGCCATGGACTCCCTATTCCTGCCTATTCCATTCCCTCTGGCCTGATGACCCGGCCCTTACACAGGGATAGCTGGTTTCCAACCCTACAAGCATCTTCACTTGACCCAGTCTTTGCCAGGGATGACCTCTGCCAaccattttcctcctcttctataCTTTCTCCAGTGGGGTGTCCCGTCCTCCAACTGTCCCAGTTTCCTAGTTTTATGATGATTCCCAGGATATGAGAAATTCAGTGCTAAAACCAGGAAAAACCAAGATGCTTGGTCAGCCATCTCTCTACCGGTAGCTTCCCATATACATTTACTTAGACAAGCCTGTGAAACATCCTTTGTGATCCTATGTTTGCTCTAACTCTCAAAGGgtcatccttcctccctcaacCTACCCACAGCACACTACATTCCACATCTAATTTCCTACCTTTTGCTTGCTCAACCCATTAGAATAGAAACCTGGGCCCCAATTTGAAATTGCCAGTCCACTTTCTCACCATCCTAACCTCTCTGTGGAGCCCACACTTGTACTACTCTCTCCTTTGGTCGCCTTCCTCCCTTCTGCCTTAAGGCCTCCAGATCGCACCTGAGCCTCTGCCATCCTCTTCTCAGTCTTACCTACTAGTCACCACCTccagcttctctcttcttccttgacatccaccccccccaccccccgcacttCTCTGGCTCCAGCTCAGCCCTTACTCCCAGGATCTGGACCTTTGGGCAGGTGCAAGCTCGCTGGCTTGCTccgctcacacctgtcatctcctCTGTGCTCCCCAGCAGGGACTCTTCCAGGGCCAGTCAAAACCTCAGAGTCCCTCTGACTTGTGCCCTTTAGCTTCACCTGAATCAGtcacatcctctctctctctctctctctctctctctctctcaagctaGCTACACATACCTCCTCACAGCCATTGCTGCTACAAACCAGCTTTCCTATGCAGTCTCGCCTACCTCCAACTGCTCCCTGGTTCTGCTGCAGGATGACCTCCATCCTTCCAATGTTTAAAAATTCCATAATGGCTCCTGACACAAAATACACAATATAATCTGTGCTCAGCATTCTCCTCATGGCCCATAACTCGCCACATACTCCAGTCACTGTGGAACAGTGCTATGACTTAGGCACCTTACAATAGCTACTCCTCTGCATGGAGTCCTGCCCCTTCTTCCCATGGGCCTTGCTCCTACTCCTGATTCAAAACTGTGCATTACCACCCCCTCCAAGAGGACTTTTTCCAGCATGggacttgacctcaaggccttgtgctcatggttggcttttcactcaaggctggtgctctatcacttgagccacagctccacttccaaggaAGCTTCCTGATTCTCCCAGGCGAGGGCACCCTTCCCCTGGGATATCCCACCACAGTTACATAAGCTGTAAGCATCAGGCACACAAATCCGCTAACCTGCCCTGGGGGACCTCTTACATATGATTCTCACTCTACAGAAGCTTCACACTGTTCAAGAGTAGGAAGTAAACAGCTTAGTCCTGAATTCCAGCCTGGAACACCACTGCAGCAGGCTCAGCCAACACCTAGAAGCAACACTGATCCTTGGGACAGGTCTGAGACTCAAGACTCAAATTCAGAGTAGGGCCAAGCACCCACCAGGAGCACAATAGGCAAAAGATGCATGTCAGTACTAACTGCCACCTAAGAGTCTGCCCTGTGGACAGGAGCTCCAAGTAGCTCCAAGGCCCTGCACATCCAATGAGCAGCTGGTAGGCCTGGGCTCTCAGCCTGTATCTGAAGGACcctgagcctgcagcctgcatTTAGGGACAGCTGTATGGCCTACCCACATCACCAAGAGAACAAAGCTCCCATAATAGTGAGCAAATCAGATGCTGACGTGAAAGCCATTGGGACCACCAGAGTCTCCAGATCCTTCTCTAATCTGTCCTGATTTCTCTTCTTGCTCTCTGCTTCCCCAGCTAGCTTCCTTACCCTGCCTGGACAGAAAACTGCCTGGGACCCCACTGCCACCTGCAGGAAGCAGCCCTCCGCTGAGCTCCTCCTCTGCCATAGCTCCCCTGCAGTGTGTACCCGTCAGTGCCTCCCTTGCAAGCACATGCGGGCTCACCTCTGGTCCCTGCCAGTGCTCTTCCCCAAACCCCCTGTCTAAAGTCCCTGGCTACAGGAAACGCATGGCTTCCAAGGCTCCATTAGGTCTGGGGTGGAAGCAATAAATCTTCATTTGCCCTTAGCCAAGGATGAGGCTGCTATGAGGAGCCCCAGCACTGCTGCACCCCCTCTTCCCCATTCTCCTGGAAAGTTTTCAGGATGCATGCTCACCTGGCATCGGGTTGTGGCTCCTCAGCTGGTCGTGTCTCCAAGGGCAGAAGCACAAGCAGGGAGGCTGGGGTGGCTGCAGCGTGGTCCTCCCCACTTGGGGCAGGGGAGCCTCCAGGAGGGGAGGGCTCAAGGGGGCCAGGGGATGAGGCTGGCTCCCctgggggtggagaggaagaggCGAGGGGCCAGGCTCCAAGCGAGGGAGAACATGGAGAGCCAGGCCCCCCGTGGCGGTGGCTTGCCCagggtgggagagggggaggtggaAAGGCAGGTTCTGGGGGTGTAGGTGGCTCTTCGGGACCAGAGTGGATGGAAGATTCCCTGGACCCTGGTGGTGATGTGGACGGGAGGCTGGGGGGATCTCGGCTTCCCTGAGATAAGAAGGGGTTCAAGGCATCCTCCTCCAAGGcccaggtatcagcctcctggggagtGGCTGATGGAGGCCCAAGCTCTTCCTCTCCTGACCCCTGGCTCTGGGCCTCAGTGCCTTCTCCTTTCTCAGGAGCTCCCTGGATCTGCTGATTTGGAAGATCTAATCTTGTTGAGTAACCAGGTGTGGGGACAGGACTCTCAGGGCAGATAGTGGGCACAGTTGGGCAGGTCCCAGATTCAAGGGAGGCAGCTTCTTCCACCAGCTTTTCCAGGCCTTCCCCACCCAACAGGGCTCCGGGAGACTCTACTGACTCAAGCTTTTCACTCTCTTCCTTGTCCTCCTGGGGACCAACAACCAATGCACTTGGGGTAGTGTCTTCTCCTATTCCTGTCCCCCTCTTATTCATCCCCCCTGaagtcttctcttcctcttcctcctccttctcctccacttcTACCTGGGAATGTGAGGGGGTAAAGAGACGCGGTGGCTTGGGAGGTGGTGTGATTGACTGTAGCCCTTCATCTGACTCCCATGCAGGCTCAGGCTCTGGCTCCAGCTCCAGTGAGGGGAGCTCCTCACTCTCCTTAGGTGGCTCAGGCCGTGCCCGAGGAGCAGGCAGCTCATCAGACTCTCCATGTGGGACTGGTGAAGCTGTCTCTGCTGTAGGAGAAATGGTGACAACATCCCAAGGCCAGGAATCATCCATCATATTGAGCTCATGGAAATGCTGGCTTTCACTTCTGGGGGTCTCCTCATTCTGGCCCTCAGGGGCATCATCTGGACCAGGCAGCCTCTCCCACACACTGAGCACTTCAGGGGAGCTGAACAGAGATGTCCCACTGTCTGCTGGACTTGGCCCAGCACCCCCTTCTGGGGCAGATGGCTCCCTGTCTGGTGTTGAGACCGAGGCGCTAAGGTGCAACTGGACTGCCGAAGGGGACAGCCCAGTTCCCACAGACCCAAGGGGCCCAGGGACAGACACGTTTGTGCTCTGCTGGTCCAGTCCTGAGTCCACAGGAGCCCTGGGCTCCAGCCACATGCTGCTCCCACCTTTTTCTCCCCCAGGGTCTTCCTGGGGCTCTGCTGCCTTCACTGCCACGGCCTCAAGGCCTGAGTCTTGCAGCCCAGCTGCCTCCAGCCCCATTCCTGCAGGGGCCAGGATCTTGCTCCTGGCCTCTGGATGCAGCCTGCCGGCAGCAAAGATGTTGAAGGTGTCGTCCCACTCAGGCAGGGCTTTCCCAGGGGAGGCCaggggggtggggctggccctCGAGGCactggggagagagggagcagGTGAAGGAGAGTTTAGTGCTATGTCCGCTACGAGCTCCTCGAAGAAAGGGTTGCTCTGCAAGGAGGTGAGGAACGGGTTGGTGACACCCAAGAATCCAGATGGGGTGGCTTCGGGGGCTgtggtggcagcagcagcagtggcagcagcGGGAGAGGCAGCTGCAAAAAGGTTAGTGCTTAGCATAGGAGCAGCGGTGGGAGCAGGAGTGGGGTGGGCCGAAGCccagggggagcaggggaggtgGTGAGGAGCAGCTGGGTCAGATTCTACCTGAGGAGACACGTCCAGGCTGTGGAGGGAGACAAAACCATGAGCCTCCAGGTTAATGCTGAAACTAGAAAAGGCCCTACTGaataacacccccccccacccccgacctggGTATTGGGTGCTGCAATGCCACATTGGCTGTACGCAGCCACATGGGCAGGTGACAGAGGGAAGACACTACACGGGTAACATTATCAGGTGCCATCCAAGGAAAAGGATGGCAGGAAAAGCACACTTCATCCTCACACCAGCCCCAGACAACAGTAATCTTAGCTTACAGGGAAGATCCAAATCTAAACCAAGGGTTTGTTCCACTAGCCTATTCTGAAGGATCTGTTCACTGGATTCACACTTTTAATTCCTAACATCCACTTTAGACCTGAGGGAGAACTCGcatggagaagggagagaaatcaGAGCAAGGAAGGCCAACCTAGATATGTGGATGGACAAAGCCAACACaaggctagaaatatggcctactggtaaagtacttccctcctatacatgaagccctgggtttgattcctcagcaccacatgtataaaaaaagccggaagtggcactatggctcaagtggttgagtgctagccttgagcaaaaataagccagggacagtgctcaggccctgagttcaagccccaggactggcaaaaacaaaacaaaacaaaaactaagccaACACAAGAGAcccaagccaggcacctgtaagTCATTCAGATGCCCAAAGCACAATGGGTCTTCACTGATCCCTGGCAAAAGAATGAGGTAAGGATGAGGATATCACCAATCAGAGAGTATCTACTCCTCCGTTATCTTTAAGGGCCAATCTAATTGGCTAAGGTTGACAAGACTTCTAGGATGACTAATACAAAGCACCACAATAACAGTGCCTCCTCGCCTCACCTACCTCATGGGCAGCCTCAGGAAATAAAAGCTGGTAATGCGGCAGCCTTCTAGAGTCCATGTAAAGCACTCTAGATGTCTTTCAAAggcagttgccagtggctcatgcctgtaattttagctattcagaagcctgagatctgtggatcgtgatttgaagccaacccaggaagaaaagtctgctaaagtcttatttccaattaatcaacaaaaagcaggacgtagagctatagctcaagtggtagagcaccagccttgagcaaaataggttagggaaagtgcccagaccctgagttcaagcctgaatatgagagagagagagagagagagagagagagagagagagagagagaaagagagagagaggagagagagagagagaggagaggagagagagagagagagagggagggagggagggagggagggagggagggagggagggagggagggagggagggagggaggaggaggaatgtgtTCTTTTCTCTAGCTCCCCCTAGGGGCAAGGGCAGGACAGGTCCTCCCAAGAAGTCCATAGTGAATCTTATCTATACCTGCAAAGACACAGAATACAACCTGCAGCCTCCAGGTGACCCCATTCCCAGAACCTTGCAGGAGAAGTACCCTGGAGCAGCAACTACAAAGTTCAGAAATGACAGGGGCACAAACAATGTACCAAGAACCTTCACTTTCCTAGGACATGGACAGAAAGATGGAAGACAGTACTGGAACAAAGCAGACCAAATGTTCTAGTTTCAAAGGTCCAGAGGTAGCCTGCAACTGAGCCCAGGCCTTGATGGTCTTATCCATAGCTCTCCAACAGTCTTCCTCCTCACAACtagttttctcttcctctctccacacTCTTGAGATTCCCCCTAATCCTTGACCCTGCCTTCCCAGGTGGAACACCCCAGAGAATCTCCATATCCATCTATTCCTCGCCATTGATTCCTTACTCAGGCAATGCTGGTGGTGGGCCCTGAGGTGGCAGAAGCCCGGCTTAGTCAGCCACCTCTAAGAAtgtaggtggggggctggggatatggcctagtggcaagagtgcttgccttgtatacatgaggccctgggctcgattccccagtaccacatatacagaaaacagccagaagtggcactgtggctcaagtggcagagtgctagccttgagcaaaaagaagccagggatggtgctcaggccctgagttcaaggcccaggaccggccaaaaaaaaagaatgtaggtgGGGTAGGAGGGCACCTGTGGAACAAGGCTGAGATGTTCAGAGCTTGCCAGATTCTTCCAGAATCCCAGTCGTTTGTTCCCAGACACAGGGCAGAGGAAATGGGAAAGtctcacagagaaggacagagctGCACCAAAGGTACTAAACACATGGTTTCTCATCAAAGTCCAGCCTCTGGGGCCTCTTGTGACCTTTCATTTCCCTGGAAAAATTCCCCATCCAAGCCTGGATTCTGTCCTCTCCCCACCACCTAGACAAGCGATGGAAGGATGGGAAGGTAAGAATGCCTATCTACCCCCAATTCGTGTTTCTAGGGACATGCTGAGACTGAATGGACCCAGAGTCCCCAACTCCAGCAAATGTCTCTGCTCTCTCATTCTGGGCAGGCCAAGGGCCTGCTGCCAGGACCAAGGGGAGTGAGAAGCAATACCCCACTACCACATGGGTTATGACCCTACTCTTTGCTGGTACCTCATCAGTGCCTCCACACTAAACTCAGCCCCAACCCAGAAACAGCACTAGGGTACCCCATCTTCCCAAAAGCCCCTTCAGGATAAGTTCTAGAGCAGCCTAAGGAAAAAGCCCATTGGTATTAAAGAGCAGAAAGCTCAGCTCTAGCCTAGCCCCACACTCACCCTTACAAGCTGGCAGTACAGTGCAGGCAGTCTGCCCTGCAGGTAGCGGAGTGCCAGGGAAGTAGATGTGGAGCCCCAGGCTTAGCTTGGCAGCCTCCTTCCCCAGAGTGGCTCCCCAGAGACGCACAAGAACTCGTTGGTATGGAATCGGCAGAGGGCCTTCCCTGGAGAATGGGGCTTGAGGTAGCAAAGCCAACAGGCTTCCCAGAGCTGGCACAGCCTGAAAGCAACCTGTCTATCCGGGTCTTCAGCACCatgtccctcccccacccttgaTCCTCTCCCTGCTCTACACCACGGGTACATCTTGAAGGTTCTCAATGCAAAATGTTCCCTCTTTCCCAGTCCACTGGGCACAAGTCAGAAGCAGGTCCCCTTGTGTGCTCATTTCTGAAGGCTACTCTCTGGGAGCAGACTTTATAAACACCTCTGTGCCCTGGAACTCATCATGCCAGCCTAGCACAGCCTCCCACCAGGCACACATATGCTGAGTTGCCTTCTCTTTTAGGCCAATTGTTCAGAAAAGCCAGCTGTCTGTTCAGACTGGAGGAAAAACTCTTTAGGacatcagctgggcaccagtggctcacacctataatcctggctactcaagaggctgaggcatgagaattctgctttgaagccagttcaggcaggaaagtctgtaagattcttttatccagttaaccaccaaaagccagaagtagagccatggctctagtggtagaatgctagccttgagcaaaaaagctcagagacagtgtccaggccctaagtttaagccccacatctggcacaaaacacacacacacacacacacacacacacacacacacacactcttcaggGTTTCAAGAACTTTGTTGCACTTAATGTGAATCATCTGTTCACTCCTACCATGCTTCTTAGACTAGTGCTCTGAACTAAGCCACATACATCTCcagcccttccatccttcttAAATACTGTGCCCTGAGGCCACCTGTGTAGCATGTTCCACCATTAGCCTGTTTTCTTAGGCT is part of the Perognathus longimembris pacificus isolate PPM17 chromosome 8, ASM2315922v1, whole genome shotgun sequence genome and harbors:
- the Rab11fip5 gene encoding rab11 family-interacting protein 5 isoform X1; protein product: MALVREEERAAGPSRWLPTHVQVTVLRARGLRGKSSGAGSTSDAYTVIQVGREKYSTSVVEKTQGCPEWREECSFELPPGALDSLLRAQEADAGPAAWAPAPASAACELVLTTMHRSLIGVDKFLGQATVALDEVFGAGRAQHTQWYKLHSKAGKKEKERGEIQVTIQFTRNNLSASMFDLSMKDKPRSPFSKLKDKMKGKKKFELESASAILPSSALEDPELGSLGKMGKAKGFFLRHKLRRSSLTQSNTSLGSDSTLSSASGSLAYQGPASELLTRSPSRSSWLSTEGGRDSTQSPKLLTHKRTYSDEASQMRVGPPRGLHDLQGHVDAASRSSLCVNGSHIYNEEPQAPLRHRSSILGSFPPSSSLHSVSSRPSEEGPPTSDDSWGRGSRGTSSSDMVPGQEELSSQAKVLAVGASCSGEEEGSRPPEAKPVQVATPIVASSEAVVEKEGARKEERKPRMGLFHHHHQGLSRSEMGRRSSVGEKGGPALGASPHHSSVGEEKPKSSWFGLRESKESTPKPSLDVSPQVESDPAAPHHLPCSPWASAHPTPAPTAAPMLSTNLFAAASPAAATAAAATTAPEATPSGFLGVTNPFLTSLQSNPFFEELVADIALNSPSPAPSLPSASRASPTPLASPGKALPEWDDTFNIFAAGRLHPEARSKILAPAGMGLEAAGLQDSGLEAVAVKAAEPQEDPGGEKGGSSMWLEPRAPVDSGLDQQSTNVSVPGPLGSVGTGLSPSAVQLHLSASVSTPDREPSAPEGGAGPSPADSGTSLFSSPEVLSVWERLPGPDDAPEGQNEETPRSESQHFHELNMMDDSWPWDVVTISPTAETASPVPHGESDELPAPRARPEPPKESEELPSLELEPEPEPAWESDEGLQSITPPPKPPRLFTPSHSQVEVEEKEEEEEEKTSGGMNKRGTGIGEDTTPSALVVGPQEDKEESEKLESVESPGALLGGEGLEKLVEEAASLESGTCPTVPTICPESPVPTPGYSTRLDLPNQQIQGAPEKGEGTEAQSQGSGEEELGPPSATPQEADTWALEEDALNPFLSQGSRDPPSLPSTSPPGSRESSIHSGPEEPPTPPEPAFPPPPLPPWASHRHGGPGSPCSPSLGAWPLASSSPPPGEPASSPGPLEPSPPGGSPAPSGEDHAAATPASLLVLLPLETRPAEEPQPDASPHPVKPLSAAPVENSPDKKPPRSSLSTALSSGLEKLKTVTSGSIQPVVPAPQPGQTIDTKRLKDSAVLDHSAKYYHLTHDELIGLLLQRERELSQRDEHVQELESYIDRLLVRIMETSPTLLQIPPDAPK
- the Rab11fip5 gene encoding rab11 family-interacting protein 5 isoform X2, which gives rise to MALVREEERAAGPSRWLPTHVQVTVLRARGLRGKSSGAGSTSDAYTVIQVGREKYSTSVVEKTQGCPEWREECSFELPPGALDSLLRAQEADAGPAAWAPAPASAACELVLTTMHRSLIGVDKFLGQATVALDEVFGAGRAQHTQWYKLHSKAGKKEKERGEIQVTIQFTRNNLSASMFDLSMKDKPRSPFSKLKDKMKGKKKFELESASAILPSSALEDPELGSLGKMGKAKGFFLRHKLRRSSLTQSNTSLGSDSTLSSASGSLAYQGPASELLTRSPSRSSWLSTEGGRDSTQSPKLLTHKRTYSDEASQMRVGPPRGLHDLQGHVDAASRSSLCVNGSHIYNEEPQAPLRHRSSILGSFPPSSSLHSVSSRPSEEGPPTSDDSWGRGSRGTSSSDMVPGQEELSSQAKVLAVGASCSGEEEGSRPPEAKPVQVATPIVASSEAVVEKEGARKEERKPRMGLFHHHHQGLSRSEMGRRSSVGEKGGPALGASPHHSSVGEEKPKSSWFGLRESKESTPKPSASRASPTPLASPGKALPEWDDTFNIFAAGRLHPEARSKILAPAGMGLEAAGLQDSGLEAVAVKAAEPQEDPGGEKGGSSMWLEPRAPVDSGLDQQSTNVSVPGPLGSVGTGLSPSAVQLHLSASVSTPDREPSAPEGGAGPSPADSGTSLFSSPEVLSVWERLPGPDDAPEGQNEETPRSESQHFHELNMMDDSWPWDVVTISPTAETASPVPHGESDELPAPRARPEPPKESEELPSLELEPEPEPAWESDEGLQSITPPPKPPRLFTPSHSQVEVEEKEEEEEEKTSGGMNKRGTGIGEDTTPSALVVGPQEDKEESEKLESVESPGALLGGEGLEKLVEEAASLESGTCPTVPTICPESPVPTPGYSTRLDLPNQQIQGAPEKGEGTEAQSQGSGEEELGPPSATPQEADTWALEEDALNPFLSQGSRDPPSLPSTSPPGSRESSIHSGPEEPPTPPEPAFPPPPLPPWASHRHGGPGSPCSPSLGAWPLASSSPPPGEPASSPGPLEPSPPGGSPAPSGEDHAAATPASLLVLLPLETRPAEEPQPDASPHPVKPLSAAPVENSPDKKPPRSSLSTALSSGLEKLKTVTSGSIQPVVPAPQPGQTIDTKRLKDSAVLDHSAKYYHLTHDELIGLLLQRERELSQRDEHVQELESYIDRLLVRIMETSPTLLQIPPDAPK